In the genome of Pirellulales bacterium, one region contains:
- a CDS encoding metallophosphoesterase family protein, whose amino-acid sequence MRLGILADTHDELARTQFAVEMLRDAGAEALVHCGDLAGAPIVEACSKLPLWFVFGNHDADSVPELRRAAADFGAVCLGWGGVVDLAGRRIGVAHGHLTMDVRRVLAERPDFLLTGHAHYRSDAVVRSVRQINPGALYRAEEFTVALLDLASGSLRFLPVSQE is encoded by the coding sequence ATGCGTCTTGGTATCCTTGCAGACACGCACGATGAACTGGCCCGCACGCAGTTCGCCGTCGAGATGCTCCGCGACGCGGGGGCGGAGGCGCTCGTCCACTGCGGCGACCTGGCAGGCGCGCCGATCGTCGAAGCGTGTTCGAAACTGCCGTTGTGGTTCGTGTTCGGCAACCACGACGCCGATTCGGTGCCCGAACTGCGAAGGGCCGCCGCGGACTTCGGGGCCGTCTGCCTGGGCTGGGGCGGCGTGGTCGATTTGGCAGGCAGGCGCATCGGCGTAGCCCACGGGCACCTAACCATGGATGTGCGGCGCGTGCTCGCCGAGCGGCCCGACTTTCTCTTAACTGGGCACGCGCACTATCGCAGCGACGCGGTCGTCCGCTCCGTGCGGCAAATCAATCCCGGCGCACTGTACCGGGCCGAAGAATTCACCGTCGCGCTGCTGGACTTGGCGTCGGGCAGCCTACGCTTTCTGCCGGTCTCCCAAGAATGA
- a CDS encoding Do family serine endopeptidase has protein sequence MQHIRSHAGRGAIMAVALLAAATWGAGLWQGHTTAQEQSGHHQSPASAEARQQANTLSTAFRKAAEMAVPTVVTIETRSKPHVVRDLRGNKGDGNKRDEDPFKGQNPFKGTPFEDFFGDNGDMFRHFGQGGRSFQVPPRQGMGSGVIVDKSGIVLTNNHVVEGADEVLVRLSDEREFKATDIKTDPATDLAVLRIEGAGSLPYAKLGDSDHLQIGDWVIAVGNPFGLDSTVSAGIISSKGRELNSNRRSRFLQTDAAINPGNSGGPLVNLDGEVVGINTAIATNNGGYQGIGFAIPSNQAKWVMHQLIKSGVVQRAYLGVSIEEVSGDLAQKFGVERHHGVLVAEVKPNTPAAKAGFEAGDVITEYAGTKVHSPRDLQELVERTAIDSQQDVKVLRDGKPVDLKVVVKPLPKEFADVGTVAPSHHESDESGYTSEALGLQVTDLDENNAEKLGFKDYKGVVVTEVMPDGVAAQNGLREGTLIMSVAKKRVENVKQFKEALKDVDASKGLLLWVRSNDQNRFVVLKKQ, from the coding sequence CATGGCAGTCGCCTTGTTGGCGGCGGCGACCTGGGGTGCCGGCCTCTGGCAAGGCCACACCACCGCTCAAGAGCAGTCGGGCCACCATCAATCGCCCGCTTCGGCCGAAGCGCGGCAGCAAGCCAATACCCTTTCCACGGCCTTCCGCAAGGCGGCAGAGATGGCCGTGCCAACCGTGGTCACCATCGAGACCCGCAGCAAACCGCACGTGGTGCGCGACTTGCGCGGCAACAAAGGCGACGGCAATAAGCGCGACGAAGATCCCTTCAAGGGCCAAAACCCATTCAAGGGGACGCCGTTCGAAGACTTTTTCGGCGACAACGGCGACATGTTCCGCCACTTCGGCCAGGGCGGCCGTTCGTTCCAGGTTCCGCCACGGCAGGGCATGGGTTCGGGCGTGATCGTCGATAAGAGCGGCATCGTGCTCACCAACAATCATGTCGTGGAAGGCGCCGACGAGGTACTGGTCCGCCTTTCCGACGAGCGCGAATTCAAGGCCACCGACATCAAGACCGATCCGGCCACCGACCTGGCCGTGCTCCGCATTGAAGGGGCCGGTTCGTTGCCCTACGCCAAGCTGGGCGATTCCGATCACCTGCAGATCGGCGACTGGGTGATCGCGGTCGGCAATCCGTTCGGTCTCGACTCGACCGTCAGCGCCGGCATCATCAGCAGCAAGGGACGCGAGTTGAACTCCAACCGCCGCTCGCGGTTCTTGCAGACCGATGCCGCGATCAACCCCGGCAATTCGGGCGGGCCGCTGGTGAATCTCGACGGCGAAGTGGTGGGCATCAACACCGCCATCGCCACCAACAACGGCGGATACCAGGGCATCGGTTTCGCTATTCCCAGCAACCAGGCCAAGTGGGTCATGCATCAACTCATCAAGTCGGGCGTGGTGCAACGGGCCTATCTCGGCGTGTCGATCGAGGAGGTCAGCGGCGACCTGGCCCAGAAGTTTGGAGTCGAGCGTCACCACGGCGTGTTGGTGGCCGAGGTCAAGCCGAATACTCCGGCCGCCAAAGCCGGCTTTGAGGCGGGCGACGTGATCACCGAGTATGCCGGCACGAAAGTGCATTCCCCGCGCGATCTGCAGGAGTTGGTCGAGCGGACGGCGATTGACTCGCAGCAAGACGTGAAGGTGCTTCGCGACGGCAAGCCGGTCGATCTGAAGGTGGTGGTCAAGCCGCTGCCCAAGGAGTTTGCCGACGTGGGAACGGTGGCCCCGAGTCATCACGAGTCCGACGAATCGGGCTACACCAGCGAAGCGTTGGGACTGCAAGTCACCGACCTGGACGAGAACAACGCCGAGAAGCTGGGCTTCAAAGACTACAAAGGCGTGGTGGTCACAGAGGTGATGCCCGACGGTGTGGCGGCCCAGAACGGTCTCCGCGAAGGAACGCTGATCATGAGCGTGGCCAAGAAGCGCGTCGAGAACGTCAAGCAGTTCAAGGAAGCGCTGAAAGACGTCGACGCGTCGAAGGGCCTGCTGCTTTGGGTCCGCAGCAACGACCAGAACCGCTTTGTGGTGTTGAAGAAGCAATAA
- a CDS encoding class I SAM-dependent methyltransferase gives MIPDYEDYRWLVGDAAGHALATLASCSGELLQEASRLRREHSTARVHLLLEQVELRRRGRGKFADADRMFFTALGLEQATDQGTAAYKALRFRRCETGPVWDLCCGIGGDLTALARGGEVVGVERDRVKALLARANCQVLTDRVAAQILVADAEHLPAAPALWHIDPDRRSAGRRTTRVERCQPDVDALDWLRRSSTTGAIKLAPASRVPDDWRRQAELEWLSRDGECKQLVAWFGELASASGMRRATLILDRGLPPTIRTFVGRPDCSPPVATDFGRYLAEPDAAVLAAGLTGTLAAEHGLSAVAAGAAYLTGDRAVYDPALDWFEICEALPFDIKHVKAALRRRQIGRLEIKKRGVEVVPEQLHRQLRVPGDESATLFLVRRGEKVSAVLTRRMTLAAE, from the coding sequence GTGATTCCCGACTACGAAGACTATCGTTGGCTCGTGGGCGACGCGGCCGGGCACGCGCTGGCGACGCTCGCCTCGTGTTCCGGCGAGCTGCTGCAAGAGGCTTCGCGACTTCGCCGCGAGCATTCGACGGCCCGCGTCCACCTGTTGCTCGAACAGGTCGAGCTGCGGCGCCGCGGCCGAGGCAAGTTTGCCGACGCGGACCGCATGTTCTTCACGGCCCTCGGTCTGGAGCAGGCCACCGACCAAGGGACCGCGGCCTATAAGGCCCTGCGGTTCCGCCGTTGCGAGACCGGTCCTGTCTGGGATCTTTGCTGCGGCATCGGCGGAGATTTGACGGCACTTGCCCGCGGCGGCGAGGTCGTCGGTGTGGAGCGCGACCGCGTCAAGGCATTGCTGGCCCGCGCGAATTGCCAAGTGTTGACGGACCGCGTGGCAGCGCAGATTTTGGTGGCAGACGCCGAACACCTTCCCGCCGCGCCGGCGCTGTGGCACATCGATCCCGATCGACGCTCTGCCGGACGCCGCACCACGCGCGTCGAGCGGTGTCAGCCGGATGTCGATGCTCTCGATTGGCTGCGTCGTTCGTCTACGACGGGCGCCATCAAGCTGGCGCCGGCGAGCCGGGTGCCGGATGATTGGCGCCGGCAGGCCGAGCTGGAATGGCTCAGCCGCGATGGAGAGTGCAAGCAGCTTGTGGCCTGGTTCGGCGAGTTGGCGTCGGCGTCGGGGATGCGACGGGCGACGCTCATTCTCGACCGCGGGCTGCCGCCCACGATTCGTACGTTCGTCGGCCGGCCCGATTGCTCGCCGCCGGTGGCGACGGACTTCGGCCGTTACCTGGCCGAGCCTGATGCCGCCGTGCTGGCCGCCGGCCTGACGGGAACGCTCGCCGCCGAACACGGATTGTCGGCCGTTGCCGCCGGCGCGGCCTATTTGACCGGCGACCGTGCGGTCTACGATCCGGCACTCGACTGGTTCGAAATCTGCGAGGCATTGCCATTCGATATCAAGCACGTCAAGGCGGCTTTGCGCCGGCGGCAGATCGGCCGGCTGGAGATCAAAAAACGGGGCGTCGAGGTTGTTCCCGAACAGCTTCATCGCCAGCTTCGCGTGCCCGGCGACGAAAGCGCGACGCTCTTTCTGGTTCGTCGCGGCGAAAAAGTCTCGGCCGTCTTGACACGCCGGATGACTCTCGCGGCCGAGTAG
- a CDS encoding PrsW family glutamic-type intramembrane protease: MPLSVVCLNRLTNMVGAGPKSRKLPYLFALTLVPLVLSLVGDTNDIRERIDRTIEAHPEIEMDGDAGLSRDGLLSALPERRIEGAHLSAGSWLHWLYALAAAAMFWGVILALFERGEATPRQLLAIGARTATVGILLLLGFQLLAGMAQGLWMRGGGLLMLVFYIIKFIGFSYEAAFDPQNGFWVSFLGFTLGVGLCEEFVKALPLYLKVRRGERLSWRAACVLGLASGVGFGVAEGIMYAGGHYNGIAKLDLYFVRFLSCVALHAIWTASVALVLWHNKKLVGGDLDWANWIVGAMKVQGVPMFLHGLYDTALKRDLNLPALVFAIASFGWLAYLLACSRASDPVAKRARFATT; this comes from the coding sequence ATGCCGCTCAGCGTTGTTTGTTTGAACCGCCTCACCAACATGGTTGGAGCTGGGCCAAAATCGCGCAAGCTGCCGTATTTGTTCGCCCTGACGCTCGTTCCGTTGGTGCTGTCGCTGGTCGGCGACACGAATGACATCCGCGAGCGCATCGACCGCACCATCGAGGCCCATCCCGAAATAGAAATGGACGGCGATGCGGGCCTAAGCCGCGACGGGTTGTTGAGCGCGCTTCCGGAAAGACGGATCGAGGGAGCGCACCTCTCCGCCGGAAGTTGGCTCCATTGGCTCTATGCCCTCGCCGCGGCCGCGATGTTTTGGGGCGTCATCCTGGCCTTGTTCGAGCGTGGCGAAGCCACCCCAAGGCAGTTGCTGGCCATCGGAGCGCGAACGGCGACGGTGGGCATCTTGCTGTTGCTCGGCTTCCAGTTGTTGGCCGGGATGGCGCAGGGGCTTTGGATGCGCGGCGGCGGTCTGTTGATGCTGGTGTTCTACATCATCAAGTTCATCGGCTTCTCCTACGAGGCCGCATTCGACCCACAAAACGGCTTCTGGGTCAGCTTCCTGGGATTCACGCTCGGTGTGGGGTTGTGTGAAGAGTTTGTCAAGGCGCTGCCGCTCTACCTCAAGGTGCGCAGGGGCGAACGCCTAAGCTGGCGGGCGGCTTGCGTGCTGGGGCTCGCCAGCGGCGTCGGGTTCGGCGTGGCGGAGGGGATCATGTACGCGGGCGGCCATTACAACGGCATCGCCAAGCTCGACCTGTATTTTGTGCGGTTCCTCTCCTGCGTCGCCTTGCACGCCATCTGGACGGCCTCGGTGGCGTTGGTGTTGTGGCACAACAAGAAGCTGGTGGGCGGCGACCTTGATTGGGCCAACTGGATCGTCGGCGCCATGAAAGTCCAGGGCGTACCGATGTTCCTCCACGGGTTGTACGACACCGCGTTGAAGCGCGACCTGAACCTGCCGGCGCTGGTGTTCGCGATCGCCAGCTTTGGCTGGCTCGCGTACCTGCTTGCTTGTTCCCGCGCTAGCGACCCCGTAGCGAAGCGAGCCCGATTTGCGACGACATGA
- a CDS encoding TlpA disulfide reductase family protein, with the protein MPLRFSSTLCLIWCLSCFAAAAAADDQDAKPAKKSGTKYEVPQGTPEELLAFIRKQQRSQGRAETRTERLNSCQAIVTAAERIRKEKADDETLTEATKAELDALTTLKRLDDDDAAGQLDSLTEQLKNDKRPAIVHLVKTHALMRQLDTLDASDAAAVERFATEVEQLAGSGKPDVKMVPLAKAATVLLHRSGKHDAAAEAARKFAEKFAQADAPDVLVGAAQMANLAGQILELEGREKEAGKLIRDFADRLAKSDDSDVREAAKPLESWAFKLELIGKPMSVSGKLLEGGKFELSQYKGKVVLVDFWATWCGPCVAELPNVKDVYAKYHDRGFEVVGISLDNDADALSEFVKERHIAWPVLFEGGENASGWGHPLAEQYKVDSIPLAILLDRQGKVVSLHARAKRLGELVGQLIEGGKAK; encoded by the coding sequence ATGCCGCTCCGATTTTCCAGCACGCTCTGTCTGATATGGTGTCTTTCCTGTTTCGCCGCCGCCGCTGCCGCCGACGATCAAGACGCCAAGCCCGCCAAAAAGAGCGGCACGAAATACGAGGTTCCCCAAGGGACCCCCGAAGAGCTACTGGCCTTCATCCGAAAGCAGCAGCGTTCTCAGGGGCGTGCCGAGACGCGCACCGAACGGCTCAACTCCTGCCAGGCCATCGTGACGGCCGCCGAGCGGATCCGTAAAGAAAAGGCCGACGACGAAACGCTGACCGAGGCAACCAAAGCGGAGCTCGACGCACTGACGACTCTCAAGCGTCTGGACGATGACGACGCCGCCGGGCAACTCGACTCGCTCACCGAGCAATTGAAAAACGACAAGCGACCGGCCATCGTACACTTGGTCAAAACCCATGCCCTGATGAGGCAATTGGATACGTTGGACGCAAGCGATGCCGCCGCGGTGGAACGCTTCGCCACCGAAGTCGAGCAGCTCGCCGGTTCCGGCAAACCCGACGTGAAGATGGTGCCGTTGGCAAAAGCGGCCACCGTGCTGCTGCACCGCAGCGGCAAGCACGACGCGGCGGCGGAAGCGGCACGCAAATTCGCCGAAAAGTTCGCCCAGGCCGACGCGCCCGACGTGCTGGTGGGCGCAGCTCAAATGGCGAATCTAGCGGGGCAAATCCTGGAACTGGAAGGACGTGAAAAGGAGGCCGGCAAACTTATTCGCGACTTCGCCGACCGGTTGGCCAAGAGCGACGACTCCGACGTTCGCGAGGCCGCGAAACCACTGGAATCGTGGGCCTTCAAATTGGAGCTGATCGGCAAACCGATGAGCGTTTCGGGCAAGCTGCTCGAAGGCGGAAAGTTCGAGCTCTCCCAATATAAAGGCAAGGTCGTGCTCGTCGACTTTTGGGCCACCTGGTGCGGTCCTTGCGTGGCCGAGTTGCCCAACGTCAAAGACGTTTACGCCAAGTATCACGATCGCGGCTTCGAGGTGGTCGGCATCAGCTTGGACAACGACGCCGACGCGCTCAGCGAGTTCGTCAAGGAGAGGCACATCGCCTGGCCGGTTCTCTTCGAGGGCGGAGAAAACGCCAGCGGCTGGGGACACCCGCTGGCCGAGCAGTACAAGGTCGATTCAATCCCGCTGGCCATCTTGCTCGACCGCCAGGGCAAAGTCGTAAGCCTTCATGCCCGTGCAAAACGGCTCGGCGAGCTCGTCGGGCAACTTATCGAGGGTGGCAAGGCCAAATAG
- a CDS encoding selenium-binding family protein, with amino-acid sequence MMRRRDFLATATGLACPAFLPASSKARSGAAGATTYASPAAAQASPREQSLFIAALYVGSDDKQPDYLATVDVDPQSPTYSQVVHRLPMPNVGDELHHFGWNACSSCHGDPEKSRRFLVLPGLLSSRIHIVDVAVRTAPKLHKVIEPEAIAEKVNLSAPHTVHCLPTGEIMISMLGDAKHNAPGGFLLLDQDFDIAGRWEQPSAAMKFNYDFWYQPRQNVMVTSEWAAPKTFQAGFKLDDVKQGKYGSRIHFWDWRRRKLMHSIDLGSEGLIPLEVRFHHDPDSTHGFVGAALSSTVWHWYKQGDAWLADKVLQVEPVETKGWPFPVPGLITDLVLSLDDRFLYFSNWLHGDIRQYDVSDPARPKLTGQVSLGGVIGKPSQIHGHAVAGGPQMLQLSLDGKRLYVTNSLYSSWDNQFYPSMAKTGSYLMQLDCDTDRGGLKINDRFFVDFGREPLGPARAHEMHFPAGDCTSDIWV; translated from the coding sequence ATGATGCGGCGGAGAGACTTTTTGGCGACGGCGACGGGCTTGGCTTGCCCAGCATTTCTACCAGCGTCGAGCAAGGCCCGAAGCGGTGCGGCTGGCGCGACGACTTATGCCTCGCCGGCAGCGGCCCAAGCGTCGCCGCGCGAACAATCGCTTTTCATCGCCGCACTATACGTGGGCAGCGACGACAAGCAGCCCGATTATCTGGCGACGGTCGACGTCGATCCCCAGTCGCCGACTTACTCGCAGGTCGTCCATCGCCTGCCGATGCCGAACGTCGGCGACGAGCTGCACCACTTTGGCTGGAACGCTTGCAGTAGTTGCCACGGCGATCCGGAAAAGTCGCGCCGTTTTCTGGTGCTGCCCGGCTTGCTTTCCAGCCGAATCCACATCGTCGATGTGGCGGTGCGCACGGCGCCCAAGCTGCACAAAGTGATCGAGCCGGAAGCGATTGCCGAGAAAGTTAATCTCTCGGCGCCGCACACCGTACATTGCCTGCCGACCGGCGAGATCATGATCTCGATGCTCGGCGACGCCAAGCACAACGCCCCCGGCGGTTTCTTGCTGCTCGACCAGGATTTTGACATCGCCGGCCGTTGGGAACAACCGAGCGCGGCCATGAAGTTCAACTACGACTTCTGGTATCAGCCGCGGCAGAACGTGATGGTCACCAGCGAGTGGGCAGCCCCCAAGACGTTCCAGGCTGGTTTCAAGCTCGACGATGTGAAGCAGGGCAAGTACGGCAGCCGCATCCACTTCTGGGACTGGCGGCGGCGGAAGCTGATGCACTCGATCGACTTGGGCAGCGAGGGGCTGATTCCCTTGGAGGTGCGCTTCCACCACGATCCCGACAGCACGCATGGCTTTGTGGGGGCGGCGCTATCGAGTACCGTCTGGCATTGGTACAAGCAGGGCGACGCCTGGCTGGCCGACAAGGTGCTTCAGGTCGAGCCGGTCGAAACCAAGGGCTGGCCTTTTCCGGTCCCCGGCTTGATCACCGATCTCGTGCTGTCGCTCGACGATCGCTTCCTTTACTTTTCGAATTGGCTGCACGGCGACATCCGGCAATACGACGTGAGCGACCCGGCGCGACCCAAGTTGACCGGGCAAGTCTCGCTGGGCGGCGTGATCGGCAAGCCATCGCAGATTCACGGGCATGCCGTCGCCGGCGGCCCGCAGATGCTGCAGCTCAGTCTCGACGGCAAGCGGCTGTATGTGACGAATTCGCTCTACAGCTCCTGGGACAACCAATTTTACCCGTCGATGGCCAAGACCGGCAGTTATCTGATGCAGCTCGATTGCGACACCGACCGTGGCGGGCTGAAGATCAACGACCGCTTTTTCGTCGACTTTGGCCGCGAGCCGCTCGGCCCTGCCCGTGCTCATGAGATGCACTTTCCGGCCGGGGACTGCACGTCGGACATCTGGGTTTAG
- a CDS encoding ankyrin repeat domain-containing protein, with amino-acid sequence MKRALPLLHERWPARFDVSPAPCSRMAAAAIPWGYCCKRFKIAWPVPDVRISRDGFQVLDAEGRPMQAGLRGYVRVGGPEIAAGENEAADALAEAIDRCDPEGIRAAVARGASLTVLPDTSTSPLLAALFKFEEPEWRECVELLIELGCHVNGVNKDPPIVVCVDERFLDEPDALEAVELLLERGADVNATDADGQTALFRSVLDQRVELVRLLLEHGANPDIKDRNGVSPVDWLRKACERETNFQERTVFAELLSLLTGQPVAKPQAATLTPALAAESKRFRMCVTARRLLPLLNANLSIRRWDDYPYAKRRWFRDREQQLADAGFQFAQHFGIGLSNQSAFTNPDLGFDAILSAGDKPGCEIIAYHSDHTTTTVTNSTDVVGPEFAPPSRVLKEVQGASPAQLVEYLRDLARGKEMMRVDAASFASRYTEALNRVARETGERARHVLETPTLLVDGSPPRYERLGCYLDFADWKDPGYSSENWVRDWKEKFAKADRDPPDSTSDAVDAAMYLVVMRHFQFASAPEPGEFLASGGDVALAHFRAIARAAKGCTHAEPWFQFRSLVRGLLLCAWPGAGKRSKR; translated from the coding sequence GTGAAACGTGCTCTCCCCCTTCTGCACGAGCGCTGGCCAGCTCGATTCGACGTTTCGCCGGCGCCCTGTTCCCGCATGGCCGCCGCGGCCATTCCGTGGGGCTATTGCTGCAAGCGCTTCAAGATCGCCTGGCCCGTTCCCGATGTGCGCATCTCCCGCGATGGATTTCAGGTGCTCGATGCCGAGGGCCGCCCGATGCAAGCGGGCCTGCGCGGCTACGTGCGGGTGGGAGGTCCGGAAATCGCCGCAGGCGAAAACGAGGCCGCCGATGCTCTGGCCGAAGCCATCGACCGTTGCGACCCCGAAGGCATCCGGGCGGCGGTCGCGCGAGGAGCGTCGCTCACGGTTCTGCCCGATACCTCCACGTCGCCGTTGCTGGCGGCGCTCTTCAAATTCGAGGAGCCGGAGTGGAGAGAGTGCGTCGAGCTGCTGATCGAACTGGGTTGCCACGTGAACGGCGTCAATAAGGATCCGCCGATTGTCGTTTGCGTCGACGAGCGCTTCCTCGACGAGCCCGATGCGCTCGAAGCGGTGGAGTTGCTGCTCGAGCGTGGCGCGGACGTCAATGCTACCGACGCCGACGGACAAACGGCCCTCTTTCGCTCGGTCCTCGACCAGCGAGTCGAGCTCGTGCGGCTCCTTCTCGAACATGGGGCCAATCCGGACATCAAGGACCGAAACGGCGTTTCGCCCGTCGATTGGCTGCGGAAGGCTTGTGAACGCGAAACGAACTTCCAGGAACGCACCGTGTTTGCCGAGCTCTTGAGCCTGCTGACAGGCCAGCCGGTGGCCAAGCCGCAAGCGGCGACCTTGACTCCCGCGCTGGCGGCCGAAAGCAAACGCTTCCGGATGTGCGTTACCGCGCGCCGCCTGCTTCCCTTGCTGAACGCGAACCTCAGCATCCGGCGCTGGGACGATTACCCCTACGCCAAGCGACGCTGGTTTCGCGACCGGGAACAGCAACTCGCCGACGCGGGCTTCCAGTTCGCGCAGCATTTTGGCATCGGGCTTTCGAATCAGAGCGCCTTTACCAACCCGGACCTCGGTTTCGACGCGATTCTGTCCGCGGGCGACAAACCCGGCTGCGAGATCATCGCTTATCATAGCGACCACACCACGACGACGGTCACGAATTCCACCGACGTGGTCGGTCCCGAGTTCGCCCCGCCGTCACGCGTCCTGAAGGAGGTCCAGGGAGCGTCGCCCGCCCAGTTGGTCGAATATCTAAGAGATCTGGCGCGAGGGAAAGAGATGATGCGCGTCGATGCCGCTTCCTTCGCATCGCGTTACACGGAGGCCTTGAACCGCGTCGCGCGTGAGACCGGCGAGCGTGCCCGACACGTGCTTGAGACGCCGACCCTTCTCGTCGATGGCTCACCGCCGCGCTACGAGCGCCTCGGCTGCTACTTGGATTTTGCAGATTGGAAGGATCCCGGCTATTCCAGCGAAAACTGGGTGCGAGACTGGAAAGAGAAATTCGCCAAGGCGGACCGTGACCCGCCCGATAGCACGAGCGACGCGGTCGATGCCGCCATGTACCTGGTGGTCATGCGTCATTTTCAGTTCGCATCGGCGCCCGAGCCGGGCGAATTCCTGGCTTCGGGCGGCGACGTGGCCCTGGCTCATTTTCGGGCCATCGCCCGCGCGGCGAAGGGATGCACTCACGCCGAGCCGTGGTTTCAGTTCCGATCGCTGGTGCGTGGATTGCTGCTGTGCGCCTGGCCGGGCGCTGGGAAACGTTCAAAGAGATAG
- a CDS encoding SDR family oxidoreductase yields MGPNRSVALVPGSGPPRIGNCVARTLAASGYRVVLHARHSLDEAEATAAELRSQGSEAAVVSGDIRDESDVREMTRQALAAFGRIDALVNCAAVWNAKPLEEVTAAEVREHLETNLLGTFLCCRQVGLVMVGQATGGAIVNLGDWAMVRPYPDYSAYFASKGAIPTLTRDMAVELGRRNPRVRVNAVLPGPVLLPRDMPEKERQAVIHATLAKREGRPENIADAVLFLLRNDYVTGVCLPVDGGRSIYAGG; encoded by the coding sequence ATGGGCCCTAATCGGTCGGTTGCCCTGGTGCCGGGCAGCGGGCCGCCGCGGATCGGCAACTGCGTTGCCCGGACCTTGGCGGCCAGCGGTTATCGTGTCGTGCTGCACGCGCGGCATTCGCTGGACGAAGCGGAGGCGACGGCGGCCGAATTGCGCTCGCAGGGCAGCGAAGCCGCCGTGGTGTCGGGAGATATTCGCGACGAGTCGGATGTGCGCGAGATGACGCGCCAGGCCCTGGCCGCGTTCGGCCGCATCGACGCGCTGGTGAATTGCGCCGCCGTCTGGAATGCCAAGCCGCTGGAAGAGGTGACCGCCGCCGAAGTGCGCGAGCATCTGGAAACCAATCTGCTCGGCACCTTCCTGTGCTGCCGGCAGGTGGGCCTGGTGATGGTCGGTCAGGCGACGGGCGGGGCCATCGTCAACCTGGGCGACTGGGCGATGGTGCGGCCCTATCCCGATTACTCGGCGTACTTTGCGTCGAAAGGGGCCATTCCCACGCTGACGCGCGATATGGCCGTCGAGCTGGGCCGGCGAAATCCGCGCGTGCGCGTCAACGCCGTGTTGCCGGGGCCGGTGCTTCTGCCGCGCGATATGCCCGAAAAGGAACGTCAGGCCGTCATCCATGCGACACTCGCCAAGCGAGAGGGCAGGCCGGAGAACATCGCTGACGCCGTGCTGTTCTTGTTGCGGAACGACTATGTGACGGGCGTGTGCCTGCCGGTCGACGGCGGCCGTAGCATTTATGCCGGCGGCTGA